In Halorientalis sp. LT38, a genomic segment contains:
- a CDS encoding GTP cyclohydrolase III, translating into MTNTQVTLIQIDNYGPWTVTPTPRREVDLQTLQSRLFADVSQLVGNRQGYAFFGRFDNMIAVTNGLDVDDLALVQESLGNRYPVTASMSVAVDSSPVAALGRASDRLQEAGSAQDEGRREILAGETLADADRADGDVQIAHFDVNDVTGEYTDEVNEFDTFIHIEQGYAELMRYMRQAHESLSFFVGGDNVIAVCSAMSEADYRDAIDHVNDAVDVDLKVGVGRSSVAQAAGMAAKHALEVCREDGTAVEFAEPPAATVEE; encoded by the coding sequence GTGACGAATACGCAGGTCACTCTCATCCAGATCGACAACTACGGGCCCTGGACGGTCACGCCGACGCCGCGGCGGGAGGTCGACCTCCAGACGCTGCAGTCCCGGCTGTTCGCCGACGTCTCCCAGCTCGTCGGCAACCGCCAGGGGTACGCCTTCTTCGGTCGGTTCGACAACATGATCGCCGTGACCAACGGGCTGGACGTCGACGATCTGGCGCTGGTCCAGGAGTCGCTCGGCAACCGCTACCCCGTCACCGCGAGCATGAGCGTCGCGGTCGATTCCTCACCCGTCGCCGCGCTCGGCCGGGCCTCCGACCGCCTCCAGGAGGCCGGCAGCGCACAGGACGAGGGCCGCCGCGAGATACTCGCCGGCGAGACGCTCGCCGACGCGGATCGGGCGGACGGCGACGTCCAGATCGCCCACTTCGACGTCAACGACGTCACCGGCGAGTACACCGACGAGGTCAACGAGTTCGACACCTTCATCCACATCGAACAGGGCTACGCCGAGTTGATGCGCTACATGCGCCAGGCCCACGAGTCGCTCTCCTTCTTCGTCGGCGGCGACAACGTCATCGCCGTCTGCTCGGCCATGTCCGAGGCCGACTACCGCGACGCCATCGACCACGTCAACGACGCGGTCGACGTGGATCTCAAGGTCGGCGTCGGCCGATCGAGCGTCGCTCAGGCGGCCGGGATGGCCGCCAAACACGCCCTCGAGGTCTGCCGTGAGGACGGGACTGCAGTCGAGTTCGCGGAGCCGCCGGCCGCGACGGTAGAAGAGTAG
- a CDS encoding S49 family peptidase, with protein sequence MRDRSTGRLDRFGGPVLVFGVVGLVVAAALVPYAWGASTDADGTVAVVEVHGTIDGDTASAAIDDLREARQNDSIQAVTLDVNSGGGLASVSEQLYLAVKRTSEEMPVTVAVTGMAASGAYYASVPADDIYVTPASTVGSVGVRAIVPSGGSPDNQITTGPDKATGSTRGEARRQVETLRRAFVDSVVEERGDRLNLSASELSYAKVYSGTHGVGNGLADEVGGLDTAVSAAADDAGLSDYDTVRMESPTQSSLGLLGLDGSDGGSTPRTTVQSTQYLMVHGQLDVAGGNATEVSADVAN encoded by the coding sequence ATGAGAGACCGTTCGACCGGCCGGCTCGATCGGTTCGGCGGCCCGGTTCTCGTGTTCGGCGTCGTCGGCCTCGTCGTCGCCGCTGCCCTCGTCCCGTACGCCTGGGGCGCGTCGACCGACGCCGACGGCACCGTCGCCGTCGTGGAGGTCCACGGCACGATCGACGGCGACACCGCCTCGGCGGCCATCGACGACCTCCGCGAGGCGCGCCAGAACGACTCGATCCAGGCCGTCACGCTCGACGTCAACAGCGGCGGCGGGCTGGCCTCCGTCAGCGAACAGCTCTACCTCGCGGTCAAACGGACCAGCGAGGAGATGCCGGTCACGGTCGCGGTCACCGGGATGGCGGCCTCCGGCGCCTACTACGCGAGCGTTCCGGCGGACGACATCTACGTGACCCCGGCGAGCACCGTCGGCAGCGTGGGCGTCCGCGCGATCGTCCCCAGCGGCGGATCGCCGGACAACCAGATCACGACCGGCCCCGACAAGGCCACGGGCTCCACCCGGGGCGAAGCCCGTCGGCAGGTCGAGACGCTCCGGCGCGCCTTCGTCGACAGCGTCGTCGAAGAGCGCGGCGACCGCCTGAACCTCTCGGCCTCGGAACTGTCCTACGCGAAGGTCTACTCCGGCACGCACGGCGTCGGCAACGGGCTCGCCGACGAGGTGGGCGGCCTCGACACCGCCGTGAGCGCCGCGGCCGACGATGCTGGCCTCTCGGACTACGACACCGTGCGCATGGAATCGCCGACGCAGAGCTCGCTGGGGCTGCTCGGGCTCGACGGCTCCGACGGCGGTTCCACCCCGCGAACCACCGTCCAGTCGACCCAGTACCTCATGGTCCACGGGCAACTGGACGTCGCCGGCGGCAACGCAACGGAGGTGAGCGCCGATGTCGCGAACTGA
- a CDS encoding 2-phosphosulfolactate phosphatase, producing the protein MTVHTVDRLEDVPDPSPDATFVVVDVIISSTSIVRLLEAGASYVRPFADADEARAFAADTEDAVLVGEQGGQPVDGFDCSPLPSLIAQREFADRPVGILTSNGTRAVSRIGHGADVLIGSTVNAAAVAAHLRERDRDVWLVAAGRQGDPTPEDSAGVELIRRCYEDGSTDFDPADLAAQVRESGTAEWLQNLGFENEVEDLCAFNTSDVVPRLVDGRFVAE; encoded by the coding sequence ATGACCGTCCACACCGTCGACCGGCTGGAGGACGTGCCCGATCCGAGCCCCGACGCCACGTTCGTCGTCGTCGACGTCATCATCTCCTCGACCAGCATCGTGCGCCTGCTGGAGGCGGGCGCCAGCTACGTCCGCCCCTTCGCCGACGCCGACGAGGCACGCGCGTTCGCGGCCGACACCGAGGACGCCGTCCTCGTCGGCGAGCAGGGCGGCCAGCCCGTCGACGGCTTCGACTGCTCGCCGCTCCCCTCCCTGATCGCCCAGCGGGAGTTCGCAGACCGCCCGGTCGGCATCCTCACCTCGAACGGCACCCGCGCAGTCTCCCGGATCGGCCACGGCGCCGACGTGCTGATCGGCAGCACCGTCAACGCCGCCGCGGTCGCCGCCCACCTGCGTGAGCGCGACCGGGACGTCTGGCTGGTCGCCGCCGGCCGGCAGGGCGACCCGACGCCCGAGGACTCCGCCGGCGTCGAGTTGATCCGCCGCTGTTACGAGGACGGGTCCACCGACTTCGACCCGGCCGACCTGGCCGCGCAGGTCCGCGAGAGCGGCACCGCCGAGTGGCTTCAAAACTTAGGCTTCGAGAACGAGGTCGAGGACCTCTGTGCGTTCAACACGAGCGACGTGGTCCCCAGACTCGTCGACGGTCGGTTCGTCGCCGAGTAA
- a CDS encoding type II toxin-antitoxin system HicA family toxin, whose product MGRRTFSGMEVAKVLVNVGGFEWRRTAGDHAQLYYEHPTNDDDRRRVTVPLHDELRTGTLREIAERAGARDFESFCDWIDEHS is encoded by the coding sequence ATGGGGCGGCGGACGTTTTCGGGGATGGAGGTCGCAAAAGTGCTCGTGAACGTCGGCGGATTCGAGTGGCGACGGACGGCTGGCGACCACGCGCAGTTGTACTACGAGCACCCGACGAACGACGACGACCGGCGGCGAGTCACCGTCCCCCTCCACGACGAACTTCGAACGGGCACGCTGCGAGAGATCGCCGAGCGTGCCGGCGCACGGGACTTCGAGTCGTTCTGTGACTGGATCGACGAGCACAGCTGA
- a CDS encoding HNH endonuclease has translation MPEEGCPTCGRVFDSRRGLAVHHSHAHDEKLPNRECAECGTAFHCKHEKRYCSEDCRDSAVSYEGENNPNYDGGMTETTCEICGTSFEYYPSDKEGLYCADCVESEQWRHKRDIEGEKNPRWNGGKRELECDRCGETVERYPWNITGEATLCSDDCQYEWLSEEFTGDGHPNWEGGDTGNYGKGWNRIRKKALERDGYECTHCGKTKEEIGRNPDVHHIVPVRVFAEARGFTRADAHFKENVVSLCVECHRKADFGLIPETILRSFVPFGTRNGPHTSLPGDAGRIGNEYRAAERRYEAPARG, from the coding sequence ATGCCGGAAGAGGGATGTCCGACCTGTGGTAGGGTGTTCGATAGTCGCCGTGGGCTCGCTGTCCATCATAGCCACGCACACGACGAGAAGCTACCGAACAGGGAGTGTGCCGAGTGTGGAACGGCGTTCCACTGTAAACACGAGAAGCGGTACTGTTCCGAGGATTGCCGAGATTCTGCGGTTTCGTACGAGGGCGAGAACAATCCGAACTACGACGGAGGGATGACCGAAACCACCTGCGAGATCTGTGGCACCTCCTTCGAGTACTATCCGTCGGATAAGGAGGGGCTGTACTGCGCCGACTGTGTCGAATCAGAACAATGGCGACACAAACGGGACATAGAGGGCGAAAAGAACCCTCGCTGGAACGGCGGCAAGAGAGAGTTGGAATGTGACCGGTGCGGCGAGACGGTCGAACGATACCCGTGGAACATTACTGGCGAAGCCACCCTCTGCAGCGACGACTGCCAGTACGAGTGGCTCTCCGAGGAATTCACGGGCGACGGCCACCCCAACTGGGAGGGTGGGGACACCGGGAACTACGGCAAGGGCTGGAACCGGATCCGGAAGAAGGCGCTCGAACGGGACGGCTACGAGTGTACGCACTGCGGGAAGACGAAGGAAGAGATCGGGCGGAATCCGGACGTCCACCACATCGTCCCGGTCAGGGTGTTCGCCGAGGCGAGGGGATTCACGAGAGCCGACGCGCACTTCAAGGAGAACGTGGTGTCGCTGTGTGTCGAGTGCCACCGGAAAGCGGATTTCGGGCTGATTCCCGAGACGATACTTCGATCGTTCGTCCCCTTCGGAACGCGGAACGGGCCGCACACGTCGCTGCCGGGGGACGCGGGCCGGATCGGAAACGAGTATCGGGCGGCCGAACGACGATACGAAGCGCCGGCGCGAGGGTAG
- a CDS encoding acyl-CoA dehydrogenase family protein — MDLSYQDSERAREVAERTRAFVDEEVLPRERELLGQRDAASDSDRQEAGRELIEELREIAREREVFGPQIPEKYGGLGLDFADLLPVFEQAGRSIFAMGAMHVAAPDEGNMEILEEAGTEAQKEEYLRPLVEGEVSSGFSMTEPMDGCGSDAKQINTKAEKDGDEWVIDGHKWWTSFGQGGAPDFLIVVARTNEDVHPYVGTSAFIVDADADGVEYVRDIPHMGESGMGHAEIVYDGVRVPEENMLGPEDGGLAIAQQRLGKARLTHCMRFMGMADRSLDIAKAYMDERSAYGDKLSEKQALRFDISEAHVRLHAARTMVRHAARTIQAEGTADTEVSMSKVFAARTVQDIVDTCVQVCGGNGIGKDLPLADFYENVRCFRIVDGADEAHMRSIAKRAFDDDEIVPEELEYVTRFGEARR, encoded by the coding sequence ATGGATCTCAGTTACCAGGATTCCGAGCGAGCGCGTGAAGTCGCCGAGCGAACCCGCGCGTTCGTCGACGAGGAGGTGCTGCCCAGAGAGCGGGAGCTGCTCGGGCAGCGCGACGCCGCCAGCGATTCGGACCGACAGGAAGCGGGCCGGGAACTGATCGAAGAGTTGCGGGAGATCGCCCGCGAACGGGAGGTGTTCGGGCCCCAGATCCCCGAGAAGTACGGCGGCCTCGGCCTCGACTTCGCGGACCTGCTGCCCGTCTTCGAGCAGGCCGGTCGTTCCATCTTCGCGATGGGTGCGATGCACGTCGCCGCCCCCGACGAGGGCAACATGGAGATTCTCGAAGAAGCGGGCACGGAGGCACAGAAAGAGGAGTACCTCCGACCGCTGGTCGAGGGCGAGGTCTCCTCGGGCTTCTCGATGACCGAGCCGATGGACGGCTGTGGCTCCGACGCGAAACAGATCAACACGAAAGCGGAGAAGGACGGCGACGAGTGGGTCATCGACGGCCACAAGTGGTGGACGAGCTTCGGACAGGGGGGTGCACCGGACTTCCTGATCGTCGTCGCCCGGACCAACGAGGACGTCCACCCATACGTCGGTACCTCGGCGTTCATCGTCGACGCCGACGCGGACGGCGTCGAGTACGTCCGGGACATCCCCCACATGGGCGAGTCCGGCATGGGCCACGCCGAGATCGTCTACGACGGCGTCCGGGTCCCCGAGGAGAACATGCTCGGCCCGGAAGACGGCGGGCTCGCCATCGCCCAGCAGCGCCTCGGCAAAGCGCGCCTGACCCACTGCATGCGCTTTATGGGGATGGCCGACCGCTCGCTCGACATCGCCAAGGCCTACATGGACGAGCGGTCGGCCTACGGCGACAAACTGAGCGAGAAGCAAGCACTTCGATTCGATATCTCGGAGGCCCACGTGCGCCTGCACGCCGCCCGGACGATGGTGCGCCACGCCGCCCGGACCATCCAGGCCGAGGGGACGGCCGACACCGAGGTCTCGATGTCGAAGGTGTTCGCCGCCCGGACTGTGCAGGACATCGTCGACACCTGCGTGCAGGTCTGTGGCGGCAACGGCATCGGCAAGGACCTGCCGCTCGCCGACTTCTACGAGAACGTCCGCTGTTTCCGCATCGTCGACGGGGCCGACGAGGCCCACATGCGCTCGATCGCCAAGCGCGCCTTCGACGACGACGAGATCGTGCCCGAAGAACTGGAGTACGTCACACGGTTCGGGGAGGCGCGGCGATGA
- a CDS encoding OsmC family protein produces MASESPETSSEHRLGVDIGTYHEFVEWVGEEPEEAKMEYRARGVGEDVVGRTTATIGEWELGGEEMGQDRQHELHYGVPEEIEEAVGSTDPTDRIEAVETALSAVTACINGTIQFNALREGMDVHEIETSVSISFDPQVLFGHADADVATEMLGEPQIDVEIHGDDLDDADREKLAEYYRRSPVYDMLTSPHPTEPSVTVHGD; encoded by the coding sequence ATGGCCTCAGAGAGTCCAGAGACAAGCAGTGAGCACCGACTGGGCGTCGACATCGGCACCTATCACGAATTCGTCGAGTGGGTCGGCGAAGAACCCGAGGAAGCGAAGATGGAGTACCGCGCCCGCGGCGTCGGCGAGGACGTCGTCGGACGGACGACAGCGACAATCGGCGAGTGGGAACTCGGCGGCGAGGAGATGGGACAGGACCGCCAGCACGAACTGCACTACGGCGTCCCCGAAGAGATCGAGGAGGCGGTGGGGAGCACCGATCCCACGGACCGCATCGAGGCCGTCGAGACGGCGCTGTCTGCGGTGACGGCCTGTATCAACGGCACGATCCAGTTCAACGCCCTCCGGGAGGGCATGGACGTCCACGAGATCGAGACCAGCGTCTCCATCTCGTTCGATCCGCAGGTCCTGTTCGGCCACGCTGACGCCGACGTGGCGACCGAGATGCTGGGCGAGCCCCAGATCGACGTCGAGATCCACGGCGACGACCTCGACGACGCCGACCGCGAGAAACTGGCCGAGTACTACCGGCGCTCGCCGGTGTACGACATGCTGACCAGCCCGCACCCGACCGAACCCTCGGTCACCGTCCACGGCGACTGA
- a CDS encoding LolA family protein, protein MSDVFAGWTRRRALLGVVGLVFVTAGCLGTPGTEVDDPDAVANQVESRYENLEGFQATMVRTLETGDETATARATVTFDKGDRLRIAYHTGPKAGEVTVIDDPSPARVLGGDAVGSSESDASAVYGTLAGDLVRENEVVFEGTETIRDRRTAVFSITPPTDGDASETRPERRVWIDAEHVVPLRIESNWTADGEPVSETIRFENVSLGVPEKRGESAPAPGGAIA, encoded by the coding sequence ATGTCAGACGTATTTGCAGGCTGGACCAGACGGCGCGCCCTCCTGGGCGTCGTCGGACTGGTGTTCGTGACGGCCGGGTGCCTCGGGACACCGGGGACCGAGGTCGACGATCCCGACGCCGTCGCGAACCAGGTGGAATCGCGCTACGAGAACCTGGAGGGGTTCCAGGCCACGATGGTCCGGACCCTCGAGACCGGCGACGAGACCGCAACGGCGAGAGCGACGGTCACCTTCGACAAGGGCGACCGCCTCCGGATCGCCTACCACACCGGGCCGAAGGCCGGCGAGGTCACCGTGATCGACGACCCCTCGCCCGCCCGCGTGCTCGGCGGTGACGCCGTCGGAAGCTCCGAATCTGACGCCTCGGCCGTCTACGGCACCCTTGCGGGCGATCTGGTCCGCGAGAACGAGGTCGTCTTCGAGGGCACGGAGACGATCCGCGACCGGCGGACCGCCGTCTTCTCGATCACGCCGCCGACCGACGGCGACGCCAGCGAGACGCGGCCCGAACGGCGGGTCTGGATCGACGCCGAGCACGTCGTCCCGCTCCGTATCGAGTCGAACTGGACCGCCGACGGCGAGCCCGTCTCCGAGACGATCCGCTTCGAGAACGTCTCGCTGGGCGTTCCCGAGAAGAGGGGCGAATCCGCCCCGGCCCCCGGAGGTGCGATCGCATGA
- a CDS encoding phosphotransferase family protein yields the protein MPDEADLVDRDRLRAFLADRLGETDAFDVERHDQGFSNETLFVTWGDRDLVVRRPPPGETADTAHDVLREYEVVHALQDTDVPVPATVAESEDPDIMGCPFYVMQRLEGDVMRFVELDRFGDADSRRRVGEEMVDTLAAIHTVDVEAVGLADFGNPEGFAQRQVDRWTEQFEWAFEETTAEREVPAIHRIGDWLDDNVPEESAHALVHGDYKLDNVIFRPGTPPEIGGVLDWEMSTLGDPLCDLGWLLFFWPDPEDDLTPLMQTMAPSFTANEDYLTRGELVTRYEKQTGVTVEHQRFYRVLAVYKMAALGEMFFARYLMGNSDNTLYQMMEDGVPTMADHAVEIIEGERPL from the coding sequence ATGCCAGACGAAGCCGATCTCGTCGACCGCGACCGGCTCCGGGCCTTTCTCGCGGACCGACTCGGCGAGACCGACGCCTTCGACGTCGAACGACACGACCAGGGCTTCTCCAACGAGACGCTGTTCGTCACCTGGGGCGACCGCGACCTGGTCGTCCGCCGACCCCCGCCGGGCGAGACCGCCGACACCGCCCACGACGTCCTCCGGGAGTACGAGGTCGTTCACGCGCTGCAGGACACCGACGTGCCCGTCCCGGCGACCGTCGCCGAGAGCGAAGACCCCGATATCATGGGCTGTCCGTTCTACGTGATGCAGAGGTTAGAAGGCGACGTGATGCGGTTCGTCGAACTCGACCGCTTCGGCGACGCCGACTCGCGCCGACGGGTGGGCGAGGAGATGGTCGACACCCTCGCGGCCATCCACACCGTCGACGTCGAAGCCGTGGGACTCGCCGACTTCGGCAACCCCGAAGGGTTCGCCCAGCGCCAGGTCGACCGCTGGACCGAGCAGTTCGAGTGGGCCTTCGAGGAGACCACAGCCGAGCGCGAGGTGCCGGCAATCCACCGCATCGGCGACTGGCTCGACGACAACGTCCCCGAGGAGTCCGCCCACGCGCTGGTCCACGGCGACTACAAACTCGACAACGTCATCTTCCGGCCGGGCACGCCCCCGGAGATCGGCGGCGTCCTCGACTGGGAGATGTCCACCCTGGGCGACCCCCTCTGTGATCTCGGCTGGCTGCTCTTCTTCTGGCCCGACCCCGAGGACGACCTCACACCGCTGATGCAGACGATGGCGCCCTCCTTCACCGCGAACGAGGACTACCTGACCCGGGGGGAACTCGTCACACGCTACGAGAAGCAGACGGGCGTCACCGTCGAGCACCAGCGCTTCTACCGCGTGCTCGCGGTCTACAAGATGGCCGCGCTGGGCGAGATGTTCTTCGCCCGCTACCTGATGGGCAACAGCGACAACACCCTCTACCAGATGATGGAAGACGGCGTCCCGACCATGGCCGATCACGCCGTCGAGATCATCGAGGGCGAGCGTCCCCTCTGA
- a CDS encoding competence/damage-inducible protein A, which produces MQVALVTVGDELLAGDTVNTNASWLAARLAERGVSVRRVLVVPDERAAIAEQVRAYSDAYDAVVVTGGLGGTPDDVTMAAVAQAFDRELAVDDLALADVEETLAAIAGDYPDLDVDAEAEATIPAGSRPLLNRGGLAPGCVIENVYVLPGIPAEMKTMFEGIEDEFEGASVSEYLYTEKPEANLVEALTDAGAQFDVTVGCYPDREAGHNRLKVTGDDPEQVDAAAAWLADAVDADPDPPAETE; this is translated from the coding sequence GTGCAGGTGGCACTGGTCACGGTGGGAGACGAGTTGCTCGCGGGGGATACGGTGAACACGAACGCGTCGTGGCTGGCCGCGCGCCTCGCCGAGCGTGGCGTGTCGGTCCGGCGCGTGCTCGTGGTGCCCGACGAGCGCGCGGCAATCGCCGAGCAGGTGCGCGCGTACAGCGACGCCTACGACGCCGTCGTCGTCACCGGCGGCCTCGGCGGGACGCCCGACGACGTGACCATGGCGGCCGTCGCGCAGGCCTTCGACCGCGAGTTGGCCGTCGACGACCTGGCGCTGGCCGACGTCGAGGAGACGCTCGCGGCCATCGCCGGCGACTACCCCGACCTCGACGTCGACGCCGAGGCCGAAGCGACGATTCCGGCCGGCAGCCGTCCGCTGCTCAACCGCGGCGGGCTGGCCCCCGGGTGTGTGATCGAGAACGTCTACGTCCTCCCCGGCATCCCCGCGGAGATGAAGACCATGTTCGAGGGGATCGAAGACGAGTTCGAGGGGGCGTCGGTCTCGGAGTACCTCTACACCGAGAAACCGGAGGCCAACCTCGTCGAGGCGCTGACCGACGCGGGCGCGCAGTTCGACGTGACGGTGGGCTGTTACCCCGACCGCGAGGCCGGCCACAACCGCCTGAAGGTGACGGGGGACGACCCCGAGCAGGTCGACGCCGCGGCCGCGTGGCTCGCCGACGCAGTGGATGCGGATCCGGACCCGCCGGCCGAGACGGAGTGA
- a CDS encoding SDR family NAD(P)-dependent oxidoreductase translates to MSTLDRFRLDDEVVLVTGAASGIGKAIAEACADAGARLALADKDEPGLDEVAADLDAETLALRVDVSEYEEVVAMVEETVDQFGRLDVAFANAGIGRLGAPIDSYDVEQWEQVMDVNLDGVFYTIREAAVAMEEGGRIVTTASVLSQVASDFPGVAAYVASKGGVAQLTKQAAADLGQQGIRVNAIAPGWTHTGIGGGAFRKDSGMDHLHEQMEEETLLGRLGEPDDLKGIALFLASEASAYCTGSVMTVDGGWTTT, encoded by the coding sequence ATGAGCACGCTCGACCGCTTCCGACTGGACGACGAGGTCGTCCTCGTGACGGGTGCGGCCTCGGGCATCGGCAAGGCCATCGCCGAGGCGTGTGCCGACGCCGGCGCGCGACTCGCGCTCGCTGACAAGGACGAACCGGGCCTCGACGAGGTGGCCGCCGACCTCGACGCCGAGACGCTCGCCCTCCGGGTGGACGTCTCCGAGTACGAGGAAGTCGTCGCGATGGTCGAGGAGACCGTCGACCAATTCGGCCGGCTCGACGTCGCCTTCGCCAACGCCGGCATCGGCCGACTCGGCGCGCCCATCGACAGCTACGACGTCGAGCAGTGGGAGCAGGTCATGGACGTCAACCTCGACGGCGTCTTCTACACGATCCGCGAGGCCGCCGTGGCGATGGAAGAGGGCGGCCGCATCGTCACGACCGCCTCGGTTCTCAGCCAGGTGGCCTCCGACTTCCCCGGCGTCGCCGCCTACGTCGCCTCGAAGGGCGGGGTCGCCCAGCTCACGAAGCAGGCCGCCGCCGACCTCGGGCAACAGGGCATCCGCGTCAACGCAATCGCCCCCGGCTGGACCCACACCGGCATCGGCGGCGGCGCCTTCCGCAAGGACTCGGGCATGGACCACCTCCACGAGCAGATGGAGGAGGAGACCCTTCTCGGGCGACTCGGCGAACCGGACGACCTGAAAGGGATCGCACTGTTCCTCGCCAGCGAGGCCTCCGCCTACTGCACCGGGAGCGTGATGACCGTCGACGGCGGCTGGACGACGACGTAG
- a CDS encoding type II toxin-antitoxin system HicB family antitoxin gives MASSTRDGDAHDGEIRLWREEDWWVARDVETGVTTQGPSREEALANLDEAVALHEGDTGREPTDAELRELGIDPADNTTGDREPPDVLD, from the coding sequence ATGGCGAGTTCGACCCGGGACGGAGACGCCCACGACGGCGAGATCCGGCTCTGGCGGGAGGAGGACTGGTGGGTCGCGAGAGACGTCGAGACGGGCGTCACGACGCAGGGACCGTCCCGCGAGGAGGCGCTGGCGAACCTCGACGAGGCGGTCGCGCTGCACGAGGGCGACACGGGACGCGAGCCGACCGACGCGGAACTCCGCGAACTCGGTATCGACCCAGCGGACAACACCACCGGGGACCGGGAACCGCCGGACGTCCTCGACTGA
- a CDS encoding FAD-binding oxidoreductase — MAPETQPRHEAPTDDQLTAFSAQVRGDVLTPESDGYDEARAVWNATIDRRPAVIVRCTGTADVVAALAFARETDLPVAVRGGGHNVAGRALVDDGLVIDCSPMNGVTVDRHERTVSVGAGATLGDVDHETQLFGLATPLGAVSETGVAGLTLNGGYGHLSREYGLAADNLRSVEIVTVDGEVHTASADENPDLFWAVRGGGGALGVVTRFEFELYDVGPEVDALFVWFPGSEITAVFERFREWAADAPRSAGVLPFTAHVPDLEEFPEERWGESAVALLGSYRGDDGSPTADEVFEPLLSVAEPIADFSGPMAYEGLQSMLDEDYPDGLRYYWKSTYLTDLTDEVIDVVAEHTESAPSPLSTIDVWHLGGAVADVPREATAFWHRDKPFMCNFEANWEDPEDDDANVDWARDGMDAVTALEEAAGRYGNFPGFDEDPARLTFGGNYDRLRELKTTYDPENRLRGPVTPAD, encoded by the coding sequence ATGGCACCCGAGACCCAACCCCGACACGAGGCACCGACTGACGACCAGCTCACGGCGTTCAGTGCCCAGGTCCGCGGCGACGTACTCACACCCGAGAGCGACGGCTACGACGAGGCGCGGGCGGTCTGGAACGCGACCATCGACCGCCGACCGGCCGTGATCGTGCGCTGCACCGGAACGGCCGACGTGGTCGCGGCGCTCGCGTTCGCCCGCGAGACCGACCTCCCGGTCGCGGTCCGCGGCGGCGGCCACAACGTCGCCGGCAGGGCCCTCGTGGACGACGGCCTCGTGATCGACTGCTCGCCGATGAACGGCGTCACCGTGGACCGGCACGAGCGCACGGTCTCGGTCGGCGCCGGCGCGACGCTCGGCGACGTGGACCACGAAACCCAGCTGTTCGGCCTCGCGACGCCGCTGGGCGCGGTCTCGGAGACCGGCGTCGCCGGGCTTACCCTCAACGGGGGGTATGGCCACCTGTCCCGCGAGTACGGCCTGGCCGCCGACAACCTCCGGTCGGTCGAGATCGTCACCGTCGACGGCGAGGTCCACACCGCGAGCGCCGACGAGAACCCGGACCTGTTCTGGGCGGTCCGCGGCGGCGGGGGTGCCCTCGGCGTCGTCACGCGCTTCGAGTTCGAGCTTTACGACGTGGGTCCCGAGGTCGACGCGCTGTTCGTCTGGTTCCCCGGCTCCGAGATCACCGCCGTCTTCGAGCGGTTCCGGGAGTGGGCCGCCGACGCGCCGCGGTCCGCGGGCGTCCTCCCCTTCACCGCCCACGTCCCGGACCTCGAGGAGTTCCCCGAAGAGCGCTGGGGCGAGTCGGCCGTCGCGCTCCTCGGCTCGTACCGCGGCGACGACGGGTCCCCGACGGCCGACGAGGTGTTCGAACCCCTCCTGTCGGTCGCCGAACCCATCGCCGACTTCAGCGGGCCGATGGCCTACGAGGGCCTGCAGTCGATGCTCGACGAGGACTACCCCGACGGGCTGCGCTACTACTGGAAGTCGACGTACCTCACCGACCTCACCGACGAAGTGATCGACGTCGTGGCCGAGCACACCGAGTCCGCGCCCTCACCGCTCTCGACGATCGACGTGTGGCACCTCGGCGGCGCGGTCGCCGACGTGCCGCGCGAGGCGACGGCCTTCTGGCACCGGGACAAACCGTTCATGTGCAACTTCGAGGCCAACTGGGAGGACCCCGAGGACGACGACGCGAACGTCGACTGGGCGCGGGACGGGATGGACGCCGTCACGGCGCTCGAGGAAGCGGCCGGCCGCTACGGCAACTTCCCCGGATTCGACGAAGACCCCGCCCGCCTGACCTTCGGCGGGAACTACGACCGACTGCGCGAACTGAAGACCACCTACGATCCGGAGAACCGACTTCGGGGGCCCGTGACGCCAGCGGACTAG